From a single Bradyrhizobium sediminis genomic region:
- the fabI gene encoding enoyl-ACP reductase FabI — protein MQDLMKGKRGLIMGVANDHSIAWGIAKAVAAQGAELAFTFQGEAQAKRVKPLAQSLGVDTVLPCDVEDIASVDSVFEALRAKWGRLDFLVHAIGFSDKNELKGRYADTSRENFSRTMLISCFSFTEIARRAAELMPESGGSMITLTFGASMRAMPNYNVMGVAKAALESSVRYLAFDFGARGIRVNAISAGPIRTLAGSGIGEARAMFGFMQKHSPLGRGVTLDELGGSALYLLSDLSGGVTGEIHYVDSGYNIVLMPRPDELKAE, from the coding sequence ATGCAGGACCTGATGAAGGGCAAGCGCGGGCTGATCATGGGCGTCGCCAATGATCATTCGATTGCCTGGGGCATTGCCAAGGCGGTGGCGGCGCAGGGCGCCGAGCTTGCCTTCACTTTTCAGGGCGAGGCGCAAGCCAAGCGCGTCAAGCCGCTGGCGCAGTCGCTTGGCGTCGACACCGTGCTGCCTTGCGATGTCGAGGACATTGCCAGCGTCGATTCGGTGTTCGAGGCGCTGCGGGCGAAATGGGGACGGCTGGATTTCCTGGTTCACGCCATCGGCTTCTCGGACAAGAATGAGCTGAAGGGCCGCTACGCCGACACCAGCCGCGAGAATTTTTCGCGTACCATGCTGATCTCCTGCTTTTCATTCACCGAGATTGCCAGGCGCGCCGCCGAGCTGATGCCGGAATCCGGCGGCAGCATGATCACGCTGACCTTCGGGGCCTCGATGCGGGCAATGCCGAACTACAACGTGATGGGCGTGGCGAAAGCCGCGCTGGAATCCTCCGTGCGCTATCTCGCTTTCGATTTCGGCGCACGCGGCATCCGCGTCAACGCGATTTCCGCCGGTCCGATCCGCACGCTCGCCGGCTCCGGCATCGGCGAGGCGCGCGCGATGTTCGGCTTCATGCAAAAGCATTCGCCGCTCGGCCGCGGCGTGACGCTGGATGAGCTCGGCGGCTCGGCGCTCTATTTGTTGTCGGATCTGTCCGGCGGCGTCACCGGCGAAATTCATTACGTCGATTCCGGCTACAACATCGTCCTGATGCCGCGGCCGGACGAATTGAAGGCGGAGTAG
- the fabB gene encoding beta-ketoacyl-ACP synthase I, with product MRRVVITGMGIVSSIGNNTQEVLASLHEAKSGITRADKYAELGFRSQVQGAPTLDPAGVIDRRAMRFLGEGAAWNHIAMEQAIQDSGLEPTEVSNIRTGIIMGSGGPSARTIVEAADITRTKGPKRVGPFAVPKAMSSTASATLATWFKIKGVNYSISSACATSNHCIGNAYETIQIGKQDIIFAGGCEELDWSLSVLFDAMGAMSSKYNDTPATASRPYDVSRDGFVIAGGAGVVVLEELEHAKARGAKIYGEIVGYGATSDGYDMVAPSGEGAERCMRMAMATVDTRIDYINPHATSTPAGDPPEIEAIRKVFGTGDKCPPISATKALTGHSLGATGVQEAIYSLLMMQNGFICESANITELDPVFADMPIVRKRIDNARLGTVLSNSFGFGGTNATLVFKRMDA from the coding sequence ATGAGGCGGGTTGTCATCACGGGGATGGGCATCGTCTCGTCCATCGGAAACAACACCCAGGAAGTACTTGCGAGCCTCCACGAGGCGAAGTCCGGAATCACGCGCGCGGATAAATATGCCGAGCTCGGCTTCCGCTCCCAGGTGCAGGGCGCCCCCACGCTCGATCCGGCCGGCGTCATCGATCGCCGCGCGATGCGCTTCCTCGGCGAGGGGGCGGCGTGGAATCACATCGCGATGGAGCAGGCGATCCAGGATTCCGGCCTCGAGCCCACCGAAGTTTCCAACATTCGCACCGGCATCATCATGGGCTCCGGCGGACCGTCGGCGCGCACCATCGTGGAGGCCGCCGACATCACCCGCACCAAGGGACCGAAGCGGGTCGGGCCGTTCGCGGTGCCGAAAGCGATGTCGTCGACGGCGTCGGCAACGCTCGCCACCTGGTTCAAGATCAAGGGCGTCAACTATTCGATCTCATCGGCCTGCGCGACGTCGAACCATTGCATCGGTAACGCCTACGAAACCATCCAGATCGGCAAGCAGGACATTATCTTCGCCGGCGGCTGCGAGGAACTCGACTGGTCGCTGTCGGTGCTGTTCGACGCGATGGGCGCGATGTCGTCGAAATACAACGATACGCCCGCGACCGCCTCGCGCCCCTATGACGTCAGCCGCGACGGTTTTGTTATCGCCGGCGGCGCCGGCGTGGTCGTGCTCGAGGAACTCGAGCATGCCAAGGCGCGCGGCGCGAAAATCTACGGCGAAATCGTCGGCTATGGCGCCACCTCGGACGGTTACGACATGGTGGCGCCGTCGGGCGAGGGCGCCGAGCGCTGCATGAGAATGGCGATGGCGACCGTCGACACCAGGATCGACTACATCAACCCGCACGCGACCTCGACGCCGGCGGGCGATCCGCCGGAGATCGAGGCGATCCGCAAGGTGTTCGGCACCGGCGACAAGTGCCCGCCGATTTCGGCGACCAAGGCGCTGACCGGACATTCGCTCGGCGCCACCGGCGTGCAGGAGGCGATCTATTCGCTCTTGATGATGCAAAACGGCTTCATCTGCGAAAGCGCCAACATCACCGAGCTCGATCCCGTGTTCGCCGACATGCCGATCGTGCGCAAGCGCATCGACAATGCCAGGCTCGGCACCGTGCTGTCGAATTCCTTCGGCTTCGGCGGCACCAACGCCACGCTGGTGTTCAAGCGGATGGATGCGTAA
- the fabA gene encoding bifunctional 3-hydroxydecanoyl-ACP dehydratase/trans-2-decenoyl-ACP isomerase, with protein MLDRRGSYEYEDLLACGRGEMFGPGNAQLPLPPMLMFDRITEISETGGEYGKGIVRAELDVNPDLWFFACHFKNDPVMPGCLGLDALWQMVGFYLGWTGGEGRGRALGLSELKFSGQVMPNVRKIVYNVDIKRVMRLKLWLGIADGWLSADGEIIYRAKDLRVGLLKQGAALPGA; from the coding sequence ATGCTGGATCGACGGGGCAGTTATGAATACGAGGATCTGCTGGCATGTGGCCGCGGCGAAATGTTCGGCCCCGGCAACGCCCAATTGCCGCTGCCGCCAATGCTGATGTTCGATCGCATCACCGAAATCTCCGAAACCGGCGGGGAATACGGCAAGGGCATCGTTCGGGCCGAGCTCGACGTGAACCCGGATCTCTGGTTTTTTGCCTGCCATTTCAAGAACGACCCGGTCATGCCGGGGTGCCTGGGCCTAGACGCTCTCTGGCAGATGGTCGGCTTTTATCTCGGCTGGACCGGCGGCGAGGGGCGAGGCCGGGCACTGGGCCTCAGCGAGTTGAAATTTTCCGGGCAGGTGATGCCGAACGTCCGCAAGATTGTGTACAACGTCGACATCAAGCGCGTGATGCGCCTAAAGCTCTGGCTGGGCATCGCCGACGGCTGGCTTTCGGCTGATGGCGAGATTATCTATCGCGCCAAGGATTTGAGGGTGGGACTCTTGAAGCAGGGTGCCGCACTGCCGGGAGCGTAG